Proteins from a genomic interval of Youhaiella tibetensis:
- a CDS encoding aromatic amino acid lyase yields the protein MTIAVTPVTFDGKPLSFATMARVGSGLAVPLADPKAMERVVAARAVMEERIAHGAPVYGATTGVGAMKDIEWSPEDLETYNMGLVRAHHFGTGAPFPNSVVRNAMAIRVNTALTGRVGCSPELVDTYLRLLSADVVPVVRRTGSIGCADIGLMGQIGAVLTGAGEAIYQGRRLSAEAALAEAGLKPVQFAPRDSLASISINAVGYAAAAGAMRAAASAMRVALATALMTGGALGASREPWKAVAHVGTEREALIGTWLVDAVAGWEWPVATHVQDPLSLRMIPQVFGTAFEAMLVSGRTILAATGRTDDNPVVAGGEVLTSGGSLPLDVTVFLQTAQLALAHAARNSFNRCVLLGNGVRRDLPINLVAPGAIATGFGPIIKLAGELFARVHSMSTPISAQAMVVAAGIEDEAAFLPLVVERFERQVRALRRMAALEALLSAQAMDILGDRPAGVPGMIYEIVRGHAEFYRLDRPLSAEVEAIESDLGSDETIGKLISQAPLPQLDDFFALGPIA from the coding sequence ATGACCATCGCCGTAACCCCCGTAACCTTCGACGGAAAGCCGCTGAGCTTTGCGACGATGGCGCGGGTCGGGTCGGGGCTCGCCGTGCCGCTTGCCGACCCCAAGGCGATGGAGCGTGTCGTGGCGGCCCGCGCCGTCATGGAAGAGCGCATCGCCCACGGTGCGCCTGTCTATGGCGCCACCACCGGCGTCGGCGCCATGAAGGATATCGAGTGGTCCCCAGAGGACCTCGAGACCTACAACATGGGCCTGGTGCGCGCTCACCATTTCGGTACCGGCGCCCCGTTCCCCAATTCGGTCGTGCGCAACGCCATGGCCATCCGCGTCAATACCGCGCTCACTGGCCGCGTCGGCTGCTCGCCCGAACTGGTCGACACCTATCTGCGCCTGCTCTCGGCCGATGTCGTTCCGGTCGTCCGCCGCACCGGCTCGATCGGTTGCGCTGATATCGGCCTCATGGGCCAGATCGGCGCCGTGCTCACCGGGGCAGGTGAGGCCATCTACCAGGGGCGGCGCCTATCGGCCGAGGCCGCGCTTGCCGAGGCGGGCCTCAAGCCCGTCCAGTTCGCCCCGCGCGACAGCCTCGCTTCCATCTCCATCAACGCGGTGGGTTATGCCGCCGCGGCCGGGGCCATGCGCGCCGCCGCCAGCGCCATGCGCGTGGCGCTGGCCACTGCCCTGATGACCGGCGGCGCCCTCGGCGCCTCGCGCGAGCCGTGGAAGGCCGTCGCCCATGTCGGCACCGAGCGCGAAGCGCTGATCGGCACCTGGCTGGTCGATGCCGTTGCCGGCTGGGAATGGCCCGTCGCCACCCATGTCCAGGATCCGCTCAGCCTGCGTATGATTCCCCAGGTCTTCGGCACCGCTTTCGAAGCCATGCTGGTCTCGGGTCGCACGATCCTGGCCGCCACCGGCCGCACCGATGACAACCCGGTCGTCGCCGGCGGCGAGGTGCTGACCTCGGGCGGTTCGCTCCCGCTCGATGTCACGGTCTTCCTCCAGACCGCCCAGTTGGCCCTCGCTCACGCCGCGCGAAATTCCTTCAACCGTTGCGTGCTGCTCGGCAACGGCGTGCGCCGCGACCTGCCCATCAACCTGGTGGCGCCCGGCGCCATCGCCACCGGGTTCGGTCCCATCATCAAGCTGGCCGGCGAGCTTTTCGCCCGCGTGCATTCGATGTCGACTCCGATCTCCGCACAGGCCATGGTGGTGGCTGCCGGCATCGAGGACGAGGCGGCTTTCCTGCCCCTGGTCGTCGAGCGATTCGAGCGGCAGGTGCGCGCGTTGCGCCGCATGGCGGCGCTCGAAGCCCTGCTTTCGGCACAGGCCATGGATATTCTCGGCGATCGACCTGCCGGCGTGCCCGGCATGATCTACGAGATCGTTCGCGGCCATGCCGAGTTCTACCGGCTCGACCGTCCCCTCTCCGCGGAGGTCGAGGCCATCGAAAGCGACTTGGGTTCGGACGAGACCATCGGGAAACTTATTTCCCAAGCACCGTTACCCCAGTTGGACGACTTTTTCGCTCTGGGCCCCATTGCATAG
- a CDS encoding ABC transporter substrate-binding protein → MRLTTKILGALTALALTATAAQAQVVVSSKIDTEGGVLGNIILQVLQANQIPVTDKIQLGATPVVREAITAGQIDIYPEYTGNGAFFFNEADKPIWNNAQQGYEEVKKLDYDANKIVWLDPAPANNTWAIALRDDVAGPNNLKTLTDFGKWVAGGGQVKLAASSEFVNSPAALPAFQTTYGFTLKPDQLITLSGGDTAATIAAAAQQTSGANAAMVYGTDGGIAPSKLTVLEDDKGVQPVYEPAPIIREAVLQQYPQIADLLKPVFAKLDLKTLQDLNGRVQVGGEPASAVAADFLKSNGLIK, encoded by the coding sequence ATGCGACTGACCACCAAGATTCTCGGCGCCCTCACGGCGCTCGCGCTGACTGCGACTGCGGCCCAGGCCCAGGTCGTCGTCTCTTCCAAGATCGACACCGAAGGCGGTGTTCTGGGCAACATCATCCTGCAGGTCCTGCAGGCCAACCAGATCCCGGTCACCGACAAGATCCAGCTCGGCGCGACTCCCGTCGTGCGCGAAGCCATCACTGCCGGCCAGATCGATATCTACCCGGAATACACCGGCAACGGCGCCTTCTTCTTCAACGAGGCCGACAAGCCCATCTGGAACAACGCCCAGCAGGGTTATGAAGAGGTCAAGAAGCTCGATTACGACGCCAACAAGATCGTCTGGCTCGATCCGGCCCCGGCCAACAACACCTGGGCCATCGCCCTGCGCGACGACGTGGCGGGTCCGAACAACCTCAAGACCCTCACCGATTTCGGCAAGTGGGTCGCCGGTGGCGGCCAGGTCAAGCTCGCCGCGTCCTCCGAGTTCGTGAACTCGCCGGCCGCGCTCCCGGCTTTCCAGACCACCTATGGCTTTACCCTCAAGCCCGATCAGCTGATCACCCTTTCGGGTGGCGACACCGCCGCGACCATCGCCGCCGCCGCCCAGCAGACTTCGGGCGCCAACGCCGCCATGGTCTATGGCACCGATGGCGGCATCGCGCCCTCCAAGCTCACCGTGCTCGAGGACGACAAGGGCGTGCAGCCCGTCTACGAGCCCGCTCCGATCATCCGTGAAGCCGTGCTCCAGCAGTACCCGCAGATCGCGGACCTCTTGAAGCCCGTCTTCGCCAAGCTCGACCTCAAGACCCTTCAGGATCTCAACGGTCGCGTCCAGGTCGGCGGCGAGCCGGCCAGCGCCGTGGCTGCCGACTTCCTCAAGAGCAACGGCCTGATCAAGTAA